One stretch of Girardinichthys multiradiatus isolate DD_20200921_A chromosome 2, DD_fGirMul_XY1, whole genome shotgun sequence DNA includes these proteins:
- the LOC124860585 gene encoding tetraspanin-18-like: protein MGQGEASARGTTMEGDCLSCIKYLMFVFNFLIFLGGSFLLGVGVWVLVDPTGFREIVAANPLLFTGVYIILGMGGMLFLLGFLGCCGAIRENKCLLLFFFMLILLIFLAELAAAILAFIFREHLTREYFTKELKSHYYGYNNSDVFTSTWNAIMTTFDCCGVNSPEDFKDSLFRLINQNHMVPEACCQRILQNGERVYSSQEQCLTGNMMFRNNKGCYSAVVDYFELYIYVAGAMAIVVLTIELFAMVFAMCLFRGIQ from the exons ATG gGGCAGGGAGAGGCTTCAGCTCGGGGGACAACCATGGAGGGGGACTGTCTCAGCTGCATCAAGTACCTCATGTTTGTCTTCAATTTTCTCATCTTT CTGGGGGGCTCATTCCTCCTGGGAGTGGGAGTGTGGGTGCTGGTGGACCCCACAGGGTTCAGGGAAATCGTAGCAGCCAACCCGCTACTTTTCACTGGTGTCTACATCATTTTGGGCATGGGAGGCATGCTCTTCCTCCTGGGCTTCCTGGGCTGCTGTGGAGCCATTCGTGAAAACAAGTGTCTGCTCCTCTTT TTCTTCATGCTCATTCTGCTCATCTTCTTAGCAGAGCTGGCGGCTGCCATCCTTGCCTTCATATTCCGGGAGCAT CTGACCCGAGAGTACTTCACCAAGGAGCTGAAGAGTCATTATTATGGCTACAACAACAGCGACGTCTTCACCTCCACATGGAATGCCATCATGACCACG TTTGACTGCTGCGGAGTGAACAGCCCAGAGGATTTTAAGGACAGCCTGTTCAGGCTAATCAACCAGAATCACATGGTGCCAGAAGCCTGCTGCCAGCGCATCCTTCAGAACGGAGAGAGGGTCTATTCCAGCCAGGAGCAGTGCTTAACAGGCAATATGATGTTCCGCAATAACAAG GGCTGTTACTCTGCCGTGGTCGACTACTTTGAGCTGTACATCTACGTTGCTGGAGCCATGGCTATTGTAGTGCTCACCATTGAG CTTTTTGCCATGGTCTTTGCGATGTGTCTCTTCCGGGGAATCCAGTAG